A single region of the Musa acuminata AAA Group cultivar baxijiao chromosome BXJ1-11, Cavendish_Baxijiao_AAA, whole genome shotgun sequence genome encodes:
- the LOC135596854 gene encoding transcription factor LHW-like isoform X2, translating to MAPQLRAALAGLCRRHGWSYGVVWRVDHRDPRLLVVEDNYWEEQVSIVVEDMLNRVHVVGEGSIGGSIISGKDEWIYHDAYDSNSDPIVSVNNPEAPLVIVDLMHQFLAGIKTIVITSLQFSGVVQFGSTKKIPESSEFIDKAKDLFQLIGSMSEPFSHVDPLKETKIRDQHEAFASAVSAGDAYCGFENTQSFYGKYRNQMTDMESLEGPSQSPAIFPRRFSHHFRPHYSMNPYAFSKPITSSFAGASIYLYDQLQKSPSCSRTSISNPTIQDDAVSDEAHGLLSPSTKSVSSLDSHENTVATCVNPNSCAKIPNLPIMEQGLLSGTGVLGCSSSPHTNSFFSAPCKTAFHQLCADSSSSSEHYGLQDSMTEGGFSVVSNACLSESEKLPLLPHNLRGAKIMCNVPSFAPELLGASVANFRDSTPDSSSLLHTKDDYLVHLTDQRPEHVGYDFTVQMNEKQLAASSASPDLGGSDSIICNTTSKISRIRVESSSGAVIGSHNQENSLIEPGKLLMDYDLFDAMDLDLSTNNFPHQCWDDIVMPTGGGNYNYSNFSVSVSDCLSEMQMGSTAGPRNGLQSEAALDQLLNTINGQTISEGPRQGCLAKSVNPIANPDTENQFSMVTNVGSPSVYNSQVPSVCLPSISQTPNVLLPHCISDIIHGSVKEALPKSNFSLLIDDCCSMNNESSFPNQPEEAAKVVKKRARPGESARPRPKDRQQIQDRVKELREIVPNGAKCSIDALLDRTIKHMLFLQSVTKYADKLKQAEAPKMIVEESGVVLKDNTSSGSCDGATWAYEVAGQTMFCPIMVEDLTPPGQMLVEMLCEERGIFLEIADIIRGLGLTILKGVMEIHERKVWARFLVEANRDVTRLDIFLSLVQLLQHTSSIQYSEQATEVIENVAPMLKNCRQCPISVPSSEI from the exons ATGGCGCCCCAGCTGAGGGCGGCGCTCGCTGGGCTCTGCCGCCGCCACGGGTGGTCCTACGGTGTGGTCTGGCGCGTCGACCACCGCGACCCACG ATTACTGGTAGTGGAAGATAACTACTGGGAGGAGCAGGTCAGCATAGTCGTCGAGGACATGCTTAATCGGGTCCACGTGGTTGGAGAAGG GAGTATCGGAGGAAGTATTATAAGTGGGAAAGATGAATGGATCTACCATGATGCGTATGACTCAAATTCCGACCCAATCGTCTCTGTCAACAATCCAGAAGCTCCCCTG GTTATTGTTGATTTGATGCATCAATTTTTGGCTGGAATCAAG ACAATTGTGATTACATCTCTACAATTTTCTGGTGTAGTGCAGTTTGGTTCCACCAAGAAG ATTCCAGAAAGTTCAGAGTTCATTGATAAAGCTAAAGATTTATTTCAGCTGATAGGAAGCATGTCAGAGCCCTTTTCTCATGTTGATCCTCTTAAGGAAACTAAAATTCGTGATCAGCATGAAGCATTTGCCTCTGCAGTTTCTGCTGGAGATGCTTATTGTGGTTTTGAGAACACCCAATCCTTTTATGGAAAATATAGAAATCAGATGACTGACATGGAATCTTTAGAAGGACCTTCTCAGTCCCCTGCTATTTTCCCAAGAAGATTCTCTCATCATTTCAGACCTCACTACAGCATGAATCCTTATGCATTTTCGAAGCCAATAACTTCAAGTTTTGCTGGTGCATCTATATATTTATACGACCAATTGCAGAAATCACCTTCCTGCAGCAGGACTTCGATATCCAATCCAACAATACAAGATGATGCTGTGAGTGATGAAGCTCATGGCCTGCTTTCACCAAGCACAAAGTCTGTGTCCAGTTTGGACTCTCATGAAAATACAGTTGCTACGTGTGTTAACCCAAATTCTTGTGCTAAGATTCCTAATCTGCCAATCATGGAGCAAGGACTGCTTTCTGGGACAGGTGTATTGGGATGTTCCAGCTCACCTCATACTAATTCATTTTTTTCTGCTCCTTGCAAGACTGCATTCCATCAACTATGTGCGGACTCCTCTTCATCATCTGAACACTATGGATTGCAAGATTCCATGACTGAAGGAGGGTTTTCAGTGGTCAGCAATGCTTGCCTTTCTGAGTCAGAGAAGCTGCCTTTGCTGCCACACAATCTTCGTGGTGCCAAAATCATGTGCAATGTTCCATCATTTGCTCCAGAACTTTTGGGTGCTTCTGTTGCTAATTTTCGAGACTCCACACCTGACAGTTCTTCCTTGCTTCATACTAAAGACGATTATTTGGTTCATCTAACTGATCAAAGACCAGAGCACGTTGGATATGATTTCACtgtacagatgaatgaaaaacagCTAGCTGCCAGTTCTGCATCACCTGATTTGGGTGGAAGTGATTCCATTATCTGCAATACGACTAGTAAAATTTCTAGGATACGAGTTGAGAGCTCATCGGGTGCAGTTATAGGAAGTCATAATCAGGAGAATTCTTTAATTGAACCTGGTAAATTACTTATGGATTATGACCTTTTTGATGCAATGGACTTAGATCTGAGTACAAACAACTTCCCGCATCAATGTTGGGATGACATCGTAATGCCAACAGGTGGTGGCAATTACAATTACTCAAATTTTAGTGTCAGTGTTTCAGATTGCCTCTCAGAAATGCAGATGGGCTCGACTGCAGGTCCTAGAAATGGCCTGCAGTCGGAGGCTGCTCTTGACCAATTGTTGAATACCATAAATGGTCAAACTATCAGTGAAGGTCCCAGACAAGGTTGTCTTGCAAAAAGTGTCAATCCTATTGCTAATCCTGATACGGAGAATCAATTTTCCATGGTGACAAATGTTGGTAGTCCTTCAGTATACAACAGTCAGGTTCCTTCTGTGTGCCTTCCATCCATAAGTCAAACTCCCAATGTGTTATTGCCTCATTGTATATCGGACATAATTCATGGATCTGTGAAAGAAGCACTGCCAAAGTCCAACTTCAGTTTGTTGATCGATGATTGTTGCAGTATGAATAATGAGAGTTCTTTTCCCAATCAGCCTGAGGAAGCTGCAAAAGTAGTTAAGAAAAGGGCAAGGCCTGGTGAAAGTGCCCGACCGAGACCAAAAGATCGTCAGCAGATACAAGATCGTGTTAAAGAATTAAGGGAGATTGTGCCTAATGGTGCTAAG TGTAGCATCGATGCTTTACTGGATCGCACGATTAAACACATGCTCTTTCTTCAAAGCGTGACAAAGTATGCCGATAAACTCAAACAAGCTGAAGCGCCAAAG ATGATTGTCGAGGAGAGTGGTGTTGTTTTAAAGGACAACACTAGCAGTGGCAGTTGTGATGGTGCAACCTGGGCATATGAAGTTGCAGGGCAGACCATGTTCTGTCCTATAATGGTTGAGGACCTCACACCCCCTGGCCAGATGCTAGTTGAG ATGCTTTGTGAAGAACGTGGAATCTTTCTTGAGATAGCAGACATTATACGTGGATTGGGTTTGACGATCTTGAAGGGTGTGATGGAAATTCACGAGCGTAAAGTTTGGGCACGATTCTTGGTCGAG GCAAACAGGGATGTGACCAGACTGGACATATTTTTGTCACTTGTTCAACTTCTGCAACACACTAGCAGTATTCAATATAGTGAACAGGCAACCGAGGTTATTGAGAACGTAGCTCCAATGCTTAAAAATTGTCGGCAATGTCCAATCTCTGTTCCGAGTAGCGAAATCTGA
- the LOC135596854 gene encoding uncharacterized protein LOC135596854 isoform X1 — translation MAPQLRAALAGLCRRHGWSYGVVWRVDHRDPRRLLVVEDNYWEEQVSIVVEDMLNRVHVVGEGSIGGSIISGKDEWIYHDAYDSNSDPIVSVNNPEAPLVIVDLMHQFLAGIKTIVITSLQFSGVVQFGSTKKIPESSEFIDKAKDLFQLIGSMSEPFSHVDPLKETKIRDQHEAFASAVSAGDAYCGFENTQSFYGKYRNQMTDMESLEGPSQSPAIFPRRFSHHFRPHYSMNPYAFSKPITSSFAGASIYLYDQLQKSPSCSRTSISNPTIQDDAVSDEAHGLLSPSTKSVSSLDSHENTVATCVNPNSCAKIPNLPIMEQGLLSGTGVLGCSSSPHTNSFFSAPCKTAFHQLCADSSSSSEHYGLQDSMTEGGFSVVSNACLSESEKLPLLPHNLRGAKIMCNVPSFAPELLGASVANFRDSTPDSSSLLHTKDDYLVHLTDQRPEHVGYDFTVQMNEKQLAASSASPDLGGSDSIICNTTSKISRIRVESSSGAVIGSHNQENSLIEPGKLLMDYDLFDAMDLDLSTNNFPHQCWDDIVMPTGGGNYNYSNFSVSVSDCLSEMQMGSTAGPRNGLQSEAALDQLLNTINGQTISEGPRQGCLAKSVNPIANPDTENQFSMVTNVGSPSVYNSQVPSVCLPSISQTPNVLLPHCISDIIHGSVKEALPKSNFSLLIDDCCSMNNESSFPNQPEEAAKVVKKRARPGESARPRPKDRQQIQDRVKELREIVPNGAKCSIDALLDRTIKHMLFLQSVTKYADKLKQAEAPKMIVEESGVVLKDNTSSGSCDGATWAYEVAGQTMFCPIMVEDLTPPGQMLVEMLCEERGIFLEIADIIRGLGLTILKGVMEIHERKVWARFLVEANRDVTRLDIFLSLVQLLQHTSSIQYSEQATEVIENVAPMLKNCRQCPISVPSSEI, via the exons ATGGCGCCCCAGCTGAGGGCGGCGCTCGCTGGGCTCTGCCGCCGCCACGGGTGGTCCTACGGTGTGGTCTGGCGCGTCGACCACCGCGACCCACG CAGATTACTGGTAGTGGAAGATAACTACTGGGAGGAGCAGGTCAGCATAGTCGTCGAGGACATGCTTAATCGGGTCCACGTGGTTGGAGAAGG GAGTATCGGAGGAAGTATTATAAGTGGGAAAGATGAATGGATCTACCATGATGCGTATGACTCAAATTCCGACCCAATCGTCTCTGTCAACAATCCAGAAGCTCCCCTG GTTATTGTTGATTTGATGCATCAATTTTTGGCTGGAATCAAG ACAATTGTGATTACATCTCTACAATTTTCTGGTGTAGTGCAGTTTGGTTCCACCAAGAAG ATTCCAGAAAGTTCAGAGTTCATTGATAAAGCTAAAGATTTATTTCAGCTGATAGGAAGCATGTCAGAGCCCTTTTCTCATGTTGATCCTCTTAAGGAAACTAAAATTCGTGATCAGCATGAAGCATTTGCCTCTGCAGTTTCTGCTGGAGATGCTTATTGTGGTTTTGAGAACACCCAATCCTTTTATGGAAAATATAGAAATCAGATGACTGACATGGAATCTTTAGAAGGACCTTCTCAGTCCCCTGCTATTTTCCCAAGAAGATTCTCTCATCATTTCAGACCTCACTACAGCATGAATCCTTATGCATTTTCGAAGCCAATAACTTCAAGTTTTGCTGGTGCATCTATATATTTATACGACCAATTGCAGAAATCACCTTCCTGCAGCAGGACTTCGATATCCAATCCAACAATACAAGATGATGCTGTGAGTGATGAAGCTCATGGCCTGCTTTCACCAAGCACAAAGTCTGTGTCCAGTTTGGACTCTCATGAAAATACAGTTGCTACGTGTGTTAACCCAAATTCTTGTGCTAAGATTCCTAATCTGCCAATCATGGAGCAAGGACTGCTTTCTGGGACAGGTGTATTGGGATGTTCCAGCTCACCTCATACTAATTCATTTTTTTCTGCTCCTTGCAAGACTGCATTCCATCAACTATGTGCGGACTCCTCTTCATCATCTGAACACTATGGATTGCAAGATTCCATGACTGAAGGAGGGTTTTCAGTGGTCAGCAATGCTTGCCTTTCTGAGTCAGAGAAGCTGCCTTTGCTGCCACACAATCTTCGTGGTGCCAAAATCATGTGCAATGTTCCATCATTTGCTCCAGAACTTTTGGGTGCTTCTGTTGCTAATTTTCGAGACTCCACACCTGACAGTTCTTCCTTGCTTCATACTAAAGACGATTATTTGGTTCATCTAACTGATCAAAGACCAGAGCACGTTGGATATGATTTCACtgtacagatgaatgaaaaacagCTAGCTGCCAGTTCTGCATCACCTGATTTGGGTGGAAGTGATTCCATTATCTGCAATACGACTAGTAAAATTTCTAGGATACGAGTTGAGAGCTCATCGGGTGCAGTTATAGGAAGTCATAATCAGGAGAATTCTTTAATTGAACCTGGTAAATTACTTATGGATTATGACCTTTTTGATGCAATGGACTTAGATCTGAGTACAAACAACTTCCCGCATCAATGTTGGGATGACATCGTAATGCCAACAGGTGGTGGCAATTACAATTACTCAAATTTTAGTGTCAGTGTTTCAGATTGCCTCTCAGAAATGCAGATGGGCTCGACTGCAGGTCCTAGAAATGGCCTGCAGTCGGAGGCTGCTCTTGACCAATTGTTGAATACCATAAATGGTCAAACTATCAGTGAAGGTCCCAGACAAGGTTGTCTTGCAAAAAGTGTCAATCCTATTGCTAATCCTGATACGGAGAATCAATTTTCCATGGTGACAAATGTTGGTAGTCCTTCAGTATACAACAGTCAGGTTCCTTCTGTGTGCCTTCCATCCATAAGTCAAACTCCCAATGTGTTATTGCCTCATTGTATATCGGACATAATTCATGGATCTGTGAAAGAAGCACTGCCAAAGTCCAACTTCAGTTTGTTGATCGATGATTGTTGCAGTATGAATAATGAGAGTTCTTTTCCCAATCAGCCTGAGGAAGCTGCAAAAGTAGTTAAGAAAAGGGCAAGGCCTGGTGAAAGTGCCCGACCGAGACCAAAAGATCGTCAGCAGATACAAGATCGTGTTAAAGAATTAAGGGAGATTGTGCCTAATGGTGCTAAG TGTAGCATCGATGCTTTACTGGATCGCACGATTAAACACATGCTCTTTCTTCAAAGCGTGACAAAGTATGCCGATAAACTCAAACAAGCTGAAGCGCCAAAG ATGATTGTCGAGGAGAGTGGTGTTGTTTTAAAGGACAACACTAGCAGTGGCAGTTGTGATGGTGCAACCTGGGCATATGAAGTTGCAGGGCAGACCATGTTCTGTCCTATAATGGTTGAGGACCTCACACCCCCTGGCCAGATGCTAGTTGAG ATGCTTTGTGAAGAACGTGGAATCTTTCTTGAGATAGCAGACATTATACGTGGATTGGGTTTGACGATCTTGAAGGGTGTGATGGAAATTCACGAGCGTAAAGTTTGGGCACGATTCTTGGTCGAG GCAAACAGGGATGTGACCAGACTGGACATATTTTTGTCACTTGTTCAACTTCTGCAACACACTAGCAGTATTCAATATAGTGAACAGGCAACCGAGGTTATTGAGAACGTAGCTCCAATGCTTAAAAATTGTCGGCAATGTCCAATCTCTGTTCCGAGTAGCGAAATCTGA